ACAAGCCGCGCCCAGAAACGTCCAGCGGGTAAGTTGGCGCAGCACCTCTACCATCCGCTCCTTTGAAGTATGCATCAGCTTGCTCAAATAAGGGAACAAGGTCTGTGACACCGGAATAAACAAGCCTTGCACGGCCCGCACTATCTTCTCTGCTCCAGAATAATAACCCGCCGCCACCGGCCCGGCCAGCAAACCCAGAAAGAAGGTATTGGAAATGGTATAGGCACTAATAGAAACGTTAGAGACAAACACAAACCAGCCCTGCCCCAGTTGGTAGCGCAACCCCTGCCAGGTCACAGCCGTGGGCCTAATGCCAAACTCCTTCCAGAGAAGCCCTAGGCTCACGCCGCCGGCTACCAAAATTCCAAGGGCCTGCAACACGGGTACCCACAAAATATCCTCAGGTTGGCGCACCAGCAGCAGAATAAGGCTAGCGTAAATGGCTTTGGAAATCAAATGCACAATGGTCACGTATTTCATCCGCTCCATGCCCTGAAAAAACCAGACCGGCATGAACAGTTGCCCTAGCGCCACGCCAAAAGCCACCAAAAACAGTTGTCTGTTCTCCATGAACACCGGCACCCAGGTCACCAATCCCCACAACACCAGAAAACTCCCAATGAAAAAGATAAGTTTGAGGGCCAGAATGTGCGTAACGATGGTGCGGAGTTGAGCGGGTTCCTCGCGGTGGCGGGCAATCTGCTGCGTACCTGACAGGTCAAACCCATAGTCAATCACAATGATGAAGTACTGGATAAACGCCTGGGCATAACTCAGCAATCCGAAGGTAGCCACTCCCAGCGCCTGCATCAGAACGGGCATGACCAGCAAAGGCAACAGGTAGTTGAGGCCCTGCAAGACAGACAAAGACAGAAAATTCTGAATCAGCCGCTTTCTGGTCTGGTTTAACAGCAACCCTTGCACACGTACGGGGAGAAAGCGCTTCAAACGAATAGGAAAGAGGTGGATTGTTCTTTTATCAGAAAGCACAAAACTACTAAAACGCGACAAAGCGGGTTCATATAAAATGACTATTTTTAGCCCGTCTATCCCAACGCCCGTATGAGCACGAATTATTCTCCCACCCCAGATTCTGGTGAATACATTGACATCTTCTCGCTGTTAAAGGGCATGGGCCGTTTTATAGGCAGGCTCCTTCAAGCCGTCTTCCGGAACCTGCCGTTGGTTCTGGTCTGCCTGGCTCTTGCTTTGGGCCTGGCCTATTATGAATACAAGTCACGGCCGCCTTATTACATTTCTGAAATGGTGGTGACCACTGGTCCTCTGGACCCTATGGTATCTACCGTTCTCTTGGAGCGCCTCTCCGCGGATATTGAGGATCAGAGCCCCGAGTACCTGGCCAAAAAATTACACATCTCCGCCGCCGCCGCCAGTCAGGTTTCCAGCATTGGCAGCATTGAACTCCCTCCCACCAACCTTACCAACCAGTACGACTCCCTGGGCATACGGGCGCAGCCGATGGTGTTTAGCGTCACCGTCAAAGACCCTGTTTATTTTGACACGCTGGAAACGGCCCTGGTGCGGTACGTGGAGGAGAATGCGTTTTACCAGCAATACAAGATATCCAGCGAGGAGCGCATTCAGGCGTTCATAGAAAGAATCAATCGCGACATCCGGCAACTGGACAGCGTAAAACTGGCCGTGCTGGCCACCGGCCGTTCGCAAGGCGCCGTGCAACCAGAGGGTCTGTTCAGCGAGGGTCTGAACCTGTATAGAAAGAAAGAAGCTCTGCAACGCCAGTTAGAAGACTTCCATCATGTGCAGGTGGTTGTGCCGTTTACGCCCCAGGCCAAACCGCACGGACCCAAGAAGTGGAATTTCTTGTTAGTGGGTGCCTTGGTAGGTGGATTGCTCGGTACGGCTTTGGCGTATTACAGAGACAAAAAAAGAGGCAAAATCTAACGCGCATGGCTACTCCCCTTTTCCCCAAAGACCCTTTGTTGCAGCAGTTAGTAGAGCAGGACCCGGCCATTGAACTCACGCAGGAGCGGCAGCCCATCTATGACTCGCTGCTCAGTTCCATCATCTCCCAGCAGTTGTCTGTGAAGGCGGCGGCTACCATCAAGCAACGGTTTTTGGCCTTATTTCCGGAAAACAACCCAAAACCAGAATTGGTCTTGGCGGCTTCTACAGAAGAATTGCGCGGCGTGGGCTTGTCTGGCCAAAAAGTGAATTACGTGCGCAGCGTGGCTCAGCAAAAACTAGACGGCCTACTGGAAGACGCAGACATCGCCCACCTCCCCGATGAGAAACTAATTCAGCGCCTGGTAGCCATTAAAGGCATTGGAAGATGGTCAGCAGAGATGATTCTGATGTTCGCGCTGCAGCGCCTAGACGTGATGGCCGTGGATGACCTGGGAATCTACAACGCCATGAAACGCCTCTATGGTTGGCAGGAAACCCACAAAGAAGCCAAGCAGAAGATGCAAGCCCAAGCCGAACTCTGGCGCCCCAACAGAACCTTAGCCTGCCGCTACCTATGGCAGTCCCTCAATAATAAACCTTTGTGAGTCGCGAGTTCTGAGTCTTGAGTCGCGAGTCTTCAAAACGGAGGTACGGATGAAAAGCGGAGATTTTAATTCTTAATTCCTAAATCTGAATTCCTAATCCACTATTCGTTTTTGGGCTGTTTTCCAGAAAACAGCCCAAAAACGAATAGTGGATTAGCGCACTTTCTGGCGTTTGACCAGGTAGGCGTATAAGACTTTGTCCATAGGGTCTTTTAAATCCACGGAAATCAGGTCAATGCGGTGCTGTCCGCAGCGCAGGGCCAGCTCTTTCTTGAACTGCTGCATGGCGTGTACGTAGGCAGCGCGGACTTCGGCGGGTTGAACTTTTATGCGGTCGCCGGTTTCCAGGCCCACAAAAGTGTAAGGGCGGTTGGGGAAGTTGAACTCCTCCTCGGTTTCGGCGTGGGTGATGTGAAAAATCAAGACTTCGTGCTGCTGGTGGCGCAAATGCTGCAAGGCGGTGAAAATCTCCTCCAATTGCTCGTACTGGCTCAACATGTCGGTGAACAGTATGACCAGGGACCGTTTGGGCAGCGTCTGGGCAATCTGGTGCAGCATGCTGGCTACTTTGGTCTGCTTTTGTGGCGGGGCTGGCTTTTGCAGTTGCTGTTGCAGGGTGAGCAGCAGCGTGTGCAGATGCGCCCCGGTAGACCTGATGGCTGTTTGGTGCTCAATCTGGTCTGAGAAGGTGGTGAGGCCTACGGCATCTCGCTGTTTTTGCAGGAGCGTAGCCAGGGCCGCCGCCGCCAGTACGCCATAAGACAGCTTGCCATAGTTGTTGGTGGGGTAATACATGGAGCCAGACACGTCCAGTAGCAATTGACAGCGAAGGTTGGTTTCTTCCTCGTAGCGCTTTACAAAGAGTTTTTCAGTGCGCGCGAAGACCTTCCAGTCTATGTGCCTTGTGCTTTCACCGGGGTTGTAGAGGCGGTGCTCAGAGAACTCCACGGAGAAACCATGATAGGGAGATTTGTGCAGCCCCGTAATGAAGCCCTCCACCATTTTTTTGGCCAGAAACTCCAGGTTCTGCAGGTCGCGTACGTCATCCAGGTCAACTTTTATCCTGCTCATGTGCGGTTTTCTCCTTCTCCCAGTACGCCAGGGCGGCTTCTTTGCTCAGGCCCGTGATCTTGACCTGCGCGCTCCCCGCCCCAATGATCTGAAGGTCTTGCGCGGCAGATTTAGACAAGTCAATCACAAACCTGGACTTGCGGCTCATGCGGTCATTGATCTTGACCACCACCGTCTGGCCGTTGCTCAGGTTATGTACCTTTACGTAACTGTGTAGAGGAAGGTAGGCATGGGCGGCCGTGGGCAGCGCCGGGTCATATTTCTCACCGCTGGTGGTGGGTCTGCCCTCATAGTGGCTGGCGTAGAAAGTGGCCTTGCCCCATTGCTGGAAGGGCTTGTCGCCGATGGCCCACAATGGAGCCAGGCACAGGAAAAGGAAGAGTAGCTTTTTCAACTGGTCTGTCTATCCCTCGGGAATATTAGTACATTCGAATTTACCTATTAAATTTCATCTTTAAAATTTTTTAAAGTGGAACTCTTCCTTTAAATTGGCTCCAACAAATACTAACAAGGAACCCTTCAAGTTATGGTGGAAGAGAACAACGACAAAGCGGAAATCTACTCGCAGCGAGTAAGAGCAGGAAAGCGCACCTATTTCTTTGATGTGAAGTCAACCCGCTCCAATGATTATTACCTGACTATCACGGAGAGCAAGCGTAAGTTCAAAGATGAGAACTACTCTTATGAAAAGCACAAGATTTTCTTATATAA
The nucleotide sequence above comes from Nibribacter ruber. Encoded proteins:
- a CDS encoding DUF58 domain-containing protein produces the protein MSRIKVDLDDVRDLQNLEFLAKKMVEGFITGLHKSPYHGFSVEFSEHRLYNPGESTRHIDWKVFARTEKLFVKRYEEETNLRCQLLLDVSGSMYYPTNNYGKLSYGVLAAAALATLLQKQRDAVGLTTFSDQIEHQTAIRSTGAHLHTLLLTLQQQLQKPAPPQKQTKVASMLHQIAQTLPKRSLVILFTDMLSQYEQLEEIFTALQHLRHQQHEVLIFHITHAETEEEFNFPNRPYTFVGLETGDRIKVQPAEVRAAYVHAMQQFKKELALRCGQHRIDLISVDLKDPMDKVLYAYLVKRQKVR
- a CDS encoding DUF3276 family protein, whose translation is MEENNDKAEIYSQRVRAGKRTYFFDVKSTRSNDYYLTITESKRKFKDENYSYEKHKIFLYKEDFVKFVEALQDTIDHVKGELLSEEALADLERMEQAPENVTVDEDLKWE
- a CDS encoding septal ring lytic transglycosylase RlpA family protein, which translates into the protein MKKLLFLFLCLAPLWAIGDKPFQQWGKATFYASHYEGRPTTSGEKYDPALPTAAHAYLPLHSYVKVHNLSNGQTVVVKINDRMSRKSRFVIDLSKSAAQDLQIIGAGSAQVKITGLSKEAALAYWEKEKTAHEQDKS
- a CDS encoding DNA-3-methyladenine glycosylase family protein, whose product is MATPLFPKDPLLQQLVEQDPAIELTQERQPIYDSLLSSIISQQLSVKAAATIKQRFLALFPENNPKPELVLAASTEELRGVGLSGQKVNYVRSVAQQKLDGLLEDADIAHLPDEKLIQRLVAIKGIGRWSAEMILMFALQRLDVMAVDDLGIYNAMKRLYGWQETHKEAKQKMQAQAELWRPNRTLACRYLWQSLNNKPL
- a CDS encoding flippase, with the translated sequence MKRFLPVRVQGLLLNQTRKRLIQNFLSLSVLQGLNYLLPLLVMPVLMQALGVATFGLLSYAQAFIQYFIIVIDYGFDLSGTQQIARHREEPAQLRTIVTHILALKLIFFIGSFLVLWGLVTWVPVFMENRQLFLVAFGVALGQLFMPVWFFQGMERMKYVTIVHLISKAIYASLILLLVRQPEDILWVPVLQALGILVAGGVSLGLLWKEFGIRPTAVTWQGLRYQLGQGWFVFVSNVSISAYTISNTFFLGLLAGPVAAGYYSGAEKIVRAVQGLFIPVSQTLFPYLSKLMHTSKERMVEVLRQLTRWTFLGAACASVAIAVMAPLLVRWVMGEEFLPVVPVLRLMAGLPLLVCLSNVFGIQAMLNLGYRKQFFFILCTGSLLNICSVPFVAGRFEYTGVAILLMATEGLVTLLMFAYLYKKGIKLI